A single window of Narcine bancroftii isolate sNarBan1 chromosome 1, sNarBan1.hap1, whole genome shotgun sequence DNA harbors:
- the LOC138735975 gene encoding zinc finger protein 271-like: protein MNPLHCSDCGKNFKWSSELKRHQRVHTGERPFTCPNCGKGFAQSSSLLTHKRVHTGERPFTCPECGKGFTHTSSLLTHQRVHTGERPFTCPDCGKGFAQSSSLLTHKRVHTGERPFTCPECGKGFTHTSSLLTHQRVHTGERPFTCSECSKGFMHTSDLLTHQRVHTGERPFTCSECGKGFTHTSNLLRHQRVHTGERPFSCPECGKSFTHTSNLLTHQRVHTGERPFTCPECSKGFTRLSHMLTHQRVHTKERPFTCPECGKGFTQTSNLLTHQRVHTGEYRKSFSERSKMMRHPKVHSSESQSLFVCHECGKGFIQSSHLITHQRVHAGERPFVCSECGKEFAQASNLRSHQWDHTGEKPFTCSECGKGFTQTSSLLRHLRIHTGEKPLACPECEKAFISLSQLEIHWRMHTCKRPFTCPECGKGFTQTCNLMRHRRVHTGERPFICPQCKKGFTQSSHLLNHQRVHSRERPFVCPPVQEGLHSVIAPAKSTPGRGRSSAPSAERRSSSSPTC, encoded by the coding sequence ATGAACCCGCTTCATTGCTCCGACTGCGGAAAGAACTTTAAATGGTCGAGTGAGTTAAAgagacaccagcgggtccacactggggagaggcccttcacctgccctaaTTGTGGCAAGGGCTTCGCCCAGTCCTCCAGCCTGCTGACCCAcaagcgggtccacaccggggagaggcccttcacctgtccCGAGTGCGGCAAAGGCTtcacccacacctccagcctgctgacccaccagaggGTCCACacaggggagaggcccttcacctgccctgattgCGGCAAGGGCTTCGCCCAGTCTTCCAGCCTGCTGACCCAcaagcgggtccacaccggggagaggcccttcacctgtccCGAGTGCGGCAAAGGCTtcacccacacctccagcctgctgacccaccagaggGTCCACacaggggagaggcccttcacctgctccgAGTGCAGCAAGGGCTTCATGCACACCTCcgacctgctgacccaccagcgggtccacactggggagaggcccttcacctgctctgaatgcggcaagggcttcacccacacctccaacctgctgagacaccagcgggtccacaccggggagaggcccttctcCTGCCCCGAATGCGGCAAGAGCTTCACCCATACCtccaacctgctgacccaccagcgggtccacaccggggagagacctttcacctgccctgagtgcagcAAGGGCTTCACTAGGTTGTCCCATatgctgacccaccagcgagtCCACACCAAGGAGAGGcctttcacctgccctgagtgcggcaagggcttcacccagacttCAAACCTGCTGactcaccagcgggtccacactggggagtaCAGGAAGTCCTTCAGTGAGAGATCAAAAATGATGAGACACCCGaaggttcacagcagtgaaagcCAAAGTCTGTTCGTGTGCCatgagtgtggcaagggcttcatcCAGTCATCCCATCTGATAACCCACCAGCGGGTTCACGCCGGAGAGAGGCCATTTGTCTGCTCTGAATGCGGGAAAGAGTTCGCCCAGGCCTCCAACTTAAGGAGCCACCAGTGGGACCACACCGGGGAGAAGCCATTTACATGCTCCGAgtgcgggaagggcttcacccagacctccaGTCTGCTGAGGCACCTGCGGAtccacactggggaaaagccGTTGGCCTGCCCCGAGTGCGAGAAGGCCTTCATCAGTTTGTCCCAGCTTGAGATACACTGGCGTATGCACACCTGCaaaaggcccttcacctgccccgagtgcgggaagggcttcacccagacctGCAACTTAATGAGACACCGGCGGGTCCACACTGGAGAGAGGCCATTCATCTGCCCCCAGTGCAAGAAAGGCTTCACCCAGTCGTCCCACCTGCTgaaccaccagcgggtccactccAGGGAGAGGCCATTTGTCTGCCCCCCAGTGCAGGAAGGCCTTCATTCAGTCATCGCACCAGCAAAGTCTACTCCAGGGAGAGGCCGTTCGTCTGCCCCAAGTGCAGAAAGGCGTTCATCCAGTTCTCCAACTTGCTGA